In Caloramator sp. E03, the sequence GGAATTATGCTTCCAAAAATTATAGACCATACTCATAATCCTTTAAATTTTGCTCTTATCCAGCTTATCCTTGTAATTCCAACAGTTTTTGCTGGAAAAAGATTTTATAAAGTAGGATTTAAAACTCTATTTAAAGGAAGTCCAAACATGGACTCTCTAATTGCAATTGGAACTTCAGCCTCTATATTATATGGCTTATTTGCAATATATAAAATTTACCATGGAGATATGGAATATACAAAAGATCTTTATTTTGAATCTGCAGCAACTATAATAACTCTCATTCTTCTTGGAAAATACCTTGAAGCAAAGACAAAGGGTAAAACATCTGAAACTATTAAAAAACTTATGATGCTTTCACCAAAAAATGCAAGAGTTATCCATCAGGATAAAGAAATTGAAATACCAATTGATGAAGTTGAAGTTGGAGATATTATAATTGTAAGGCCTGGTGAAAAAATACCTGTTGATGGTATTATTGTTGAAGGTACAACGACAATTGATGAATCTATGCTTACAGGCGAGAGTATACCTGTACTTAAAAAAGCTGGGGATGAGGTTATTGGTGCAAGTATAAATAAAAATGGAAGTATAAAATTTAAAGCAACAAAAGTTGGGGAGAATACTACTTTATCGCAAATTATAAAACTTGTTGAAGGTGCACAAGGTTCAAAGGCCCCAATTGCAAGACTTGCTGATGTAATTTCAGGATACTTTGTCCCAATAGTTATTTTAATTGCATTTATCTCAGGTATTTCCTGGTTTATTTCTGGAAGAGGAACCATATTCTCACTTACAATTTTTGTATCCGTCCTTGTAATTGCCTGTCCATGTGCCCTTGGTCTTGCAACTCCAACTGCAATAATGGTAGGCTCAGGAAAGGGAGCTGAATATGGAGTATTAATAAAATCAGGAAGTGCCCTTGAACTTACACATAAAATAAATACCATCGTATTTGATAAAACAGGAACTATTACTGAAGGAAAGCCAAAGGTTACAGATATATTTAGTTTTGGAATTGATGAAAACAAGCTTTTAATGTATGCCGCATCCTGTGAAAATGCATCAGAGCATCCTTTAGGTGAAGCAATTGTAAAAGAAGGTTCAAATAGAGGATTAGATCTTATTCCTGTTAAAGAATTTTTATCAATACCTGGACATGGAATAAAGGCAAGTGTCGATAGTCACAATATAGTTCTTGGCAATAAAAAACTTATGAAGGATATGGATATAGACATAAATGAAACAGAAAAAAAATTTGATGATTTAGCTACAGAAGGCAAAACCCCAATGTTCATTGCAATAGATGGAAAAATATCCGGAATAATTGCCGTTTCTGATGTTGTAA encodes:
- a CDS encoding heavy metal translocating P-type ATPase encodes the protein MEKTIKIGGMTCAACAKAVERSVKKLDGVIKGEVNMATEKLLVEYDPSKVRISMIKDAIKKAGYIPLDDNLTAESDKQRKDIEIKNLFKNLLLSAVFTIPLLYIAMGHMFGIMLPKIIDHTHNPLNFALIQLILVIPTVFAGKRFYKVGFKTLFKGSPNMDSLIAIGTSASILYGLFAIYKIYHGDMEYTKDLYFESAATIITLILLGKYLEAKTKGKTSETIKKLMMLSPKNARVIHQDKEIEIPIDEVEVGDIIIVRPGEKIPVDGIIVEGTTTIDESMLTGESIPVLKKAGDEVIGASINKNGSIKFKATKVGENTTLSQIIKLVEGAQGSKAPIARLADVISGYFVPIVILIAFISGISWFISGRGTIFSLTIFVSVLVIACPCALGLATPTAIMVGSGKGAEYGVLIKSGSALELTHKINTIVFDKTGTITEGKPKVTDIFSFGIDENKLLMYAASCENASEHPLGEAIVKEGSNRGLDLIPVKEFLSIPGHGIKASVDSHNIVLGNKKLMKDMDIDINETEKKFDDLATEGKTPMFIAIDGKISGIIAVSDVVKENSKKAIKKLQDMGIEVAMITGDNKKTAEAIAKQVGIDRVFAEVLPQDKAMEVKKLQDEGKKVAMVGDGINDAPALAQSDVGIAIGSGTDVAIESADIILMKSDILDVVTSIQLSRATIKNIKQNLFWAFGYNILGIPIAAGILTLFGGPRLNPMIAAAAMSFSSVSVLLNALRLKGFKPEI